A stretch of Zymoseptoria tritici IPO323 chromosome 1, whole genome shotgun sequence DNA encodes these proteins:
- the MgSwi4 gene encoding apses transcription factor (APSES transcription factor, DSC1/MBF family trancription factor. Related to Mbp1 (P39678) from Saccharomyces Cerevisiae.), protein MGDKIYSATYSNVPVYECNVEGNHVMRRRSDDWINATHILKVAQYDKPARTRILEREVQKGVHEKVQGGYGKYQGTWIPLPDGRLLAQKNSVLDKLQAIFDFVPGDRSPPPAPKHATAASSKPRQPRAPAQPRRQPGKKIANQPAASGTKTRAVYATVPDYEQADTSMMDGDTPDNITIASESAFDDFDHQDGYHTGSRKRRRVEDTMTQADKEHQLWAEELMDYFVLQDDPQDSLPTAPQPPPSVDLNRPIDDKGYTALHWAAAMGDIEVVKDLIRRGASIDVQSKNGETPLLRAVVFTNNYDSQNMAKLAGLLIRTVNMQEWFGSTVFHHIANTTERKSKYQCARYYLDCILDKMSDVLPPGGIENVLNITDHNGDTAITIAARNGARKCVRSLIGRNAAVDIPNRSGETADQLIVQLNHRRQERTNNRQLSSSPFQADSSGIPIDPLISQQSLNGTSRGLEHSADVYRSEAALALTSSIMPVLFNKARDLASSIDAEIAEKDAELAEAERVAALRRQEIDALKRQAEELRQKEAEAASRGDERDEELIAELQELIAECEGLTEDEQDLALKELLSEEERALEHAPQDDILMDDDDDEEGNSVNHKMMLVRELQDLMQQRKTLFKTIVQNLSVAGLGDKQGEYKRLITGALGVKEEDVESMLPEIVAELEDWQLDNVNAV, encoded by the exons ATGGGTGACAAAATCTACAGCGCCACATATAGTAAT GTGCCGGTGTACGAATGCAATGTGGAGGGCAATCATGTGATGCGCCGAAGGTCTGACGACTGGATCAACGCAACGCACATCTTGAAG GTCGCCCAATATGATAAGCCAGCTCGAACTCGAATCTTGGAGCGAGAAGTGCAGAAAGGTGTGCATGAGAAGGTGCAAGGAGGGTACGGCAAATACCAGGGCACGTGGATTCCTCTGCCTGATGGTAGATTGCTGGCGCAGAAGAACAGCGTGCTGGACAAGCTCCAGGCGATCTTCGACTTTGTGCCAGGCGACAGAAGTCCGCCGCCCGCTCCGAAACATGCCACCGCTGCGTCTTCAAAACCTCGCCAACCTCGTGCTCCAGCGCAGCCGCGCCGGCAACCTGGTAAGAAGATCGCTAACCAACCAGCTGCCAGCGGGACTAAGACGCGTGCAGTCTATGCTACGGTGCCTGATTACGAGCAAGCAGACACCAGTATGATGGATGGCGATACGCCTGATAACATCACCATTGCATCTGAATCAGCtttcgacgacttcgaccaCCAGGACGGCTATCACACCGGCTCCCGCAAGCGTCGTCGAGTGGAAGACACGATGACTCAGGCCGACAAGGAGCATCAACTCTGGGCCGAAGAACTCATGGACTACTTTGTGCTTCAGGACGATCCTCAAGATTCTCTCCCCACCGCGCCTCAACCCCCTCCATCTGTTGACCTGAACCGCCCGATTGACGACAAAGGCTATACTGCTTTGCACTGGGCCGCAGCCATGGGCGATATTGAGGTCGTCAAGGATCTCATTCGGCGCGGAGCCAGCATAGACGTTCAGTCCAAAAACGGCGAAACACCTCTTCTGCGAGCTGTTGTCTTCACCAACAATTACGACAGCCAAAACATGGCCAAGCTGGCGGGTCTCCTCATTCGTACAGTCAACATGCAAGAGTGGTTCGGAAGCACGGTGTTCCATCACATCGCCAACACGACGGAGCGGAAGAGCAAATACCAGTGCGCGCGATACTACCTGGACTGCATCCTTGATAAGATGTCGGATGTGCTTCCTCCCGGTGGTATCGAGAACGTACTCAATATTACCGATCACAATGGTGACACCGCCATCACCATTGCAGCTCGGAATGGTGCTAGAAAGTGCGTCCGCAGCTTGATTGGCCGAAATGCAGCTGTCGACATCCCCAACAGGAGCGGGGAGACCGCGGATCAATTGATCGTGCAGCTCAatcatcgtcgacaagaGCGTACCAACAACCGGCAGCTCTCGTCATCTCCATTTCAGGCCGACTCCA GTGGCATCCCGATCGATCCTCTCATCTCCCAGCAATCGCTCAATGGTACTTCACGAGGTCTGGAGCACAGCGCCGATGTGTACCGGTCCGAGGCTGCGCTCGCACTTACTTCTTCCATCATGCCAGTACTGTTCAACAAAGCGAGAGATTTGGCAAGCAGTATCGATGCCGAGATTGCGGAGAAGGACGCGGAACTGGCTGAGGCCGAACGCGTGGCTGCTCTGCGTCGACAGGAAATCGACGCCTTGAAGCGACAGGCAGAGGAGCTGCGACAGAAGGAGGCAGAAGCCGCCAGCAGGGGAGATGAGCGCGACGAGGAGCTAATAGCTGAGTTGCAAGAACTCATCGCCGAGTGCGAAGGCTTGACAGAAGACGAGCAGGATCTTGCACTCAAGGAGCTGCTCAGTGAAGAGGAACGCGCACTTGAACACGCACCACAGGACGACATCTTgatggacgacgacgatgacgaggaaggcAATTCGGTCAACCACAAAATGATGCTCGTACGCGAGCTGCAAGATCTTATGCAGCAGCGTAAGACTCTGTTCAAGACGATTGTGCAAAATCTCTCGGTGGCTGGTCTGGGCGACAAACAGGGGGAGTACAAACGTCTCATCACTGGTGCTTTGGGAGTcaaggaggaagacgtcgagaGCATGCTTCCGGAGATTGTGGCGGAGCTCGAGGACTGGCAGCTGGACAACGTCAACGCGGTATAG